Proteins encoded together in one Solanum lycopersicum chromosome 7, SLM_r2.1 window:
- the LOC101252902 gene encoding G-type lectin S-receptor-like serine/threonine-protein kinase SD2-5 yields MIAEQRFRGTIYLNSTVGLSTSWTNRPYLLDADSSYGITPILVSENDGNKYHFCGFYCNDDQSVECLLGIFIAFPDIVSTEIKLMDPQLVWSANRDRPVKANATLQLGLDGNLVLADSDGTFVWSTNTTGKSVSGLTLTEMGNLVLFDKANRIVWQSFDHPTDSLLPGQSLVAGRKLVACVSETNLSQGLLSLAILNRSLTTYIDSDPPQVYFTSRRPASTYFSFDGQALTAPPYSRTSPAEFMKFGPDGHFRAYQWDENRYNWKDISDLLLNVYAQNCGYPMVCGRYGICTSNGQCSCPSDQNFFRSLDERKKDVGCLQLTSIYCNSSQYHSFVELKNTTYFAFEYNRETIPSKFWFGGITLEDCKRACLRNCSCKAVVFGYDVDETRTGACLLLNEVFSLVDTDDRWHKRVLLKVQNSSNTQNQSGGKKSRRHTVIIGSTLAAIFGIILSITACFVIFKKRTQDSTKSGDFMDLEPNFTGMLTRFSYNELRIITEDFSRKLGEGGFGSVYEGTLSNGTKIAVKRLDGLGHVMDSFLTEVNIVGGIC; encoded by the exons ATGATTGCAGAGCAGAG ATTTCGCGGCACCATTTATTTGAATTCTACTGTTGGACTTTCCACTTCATGGACCAACAGGCCGTATTTGTTAGATGCAGATTCCTCATATGGAATAACACCCATCCTTGTGAGTGAAAATGATGGAAATAAGTACCACTTCTGTGGCTTCTACTGCAATGATGACCAAAGTGTTGAATGCCTTCTCGGGATCTTCATTGCATTCCCCGATATCGTTTCTACTGAGATAAAGTTAATGGATCCCCAGTTGGTTTGGTCTGCTAATCGAGACCGTCCAGTGAAAGCCAATGCAACCTTGCAGCTAGGCCTAGATGGAAACTTGGTCTTGGCAGACTCTGATGGAACTTTTGTTTGGTCCACTAATACTACTGGAAAATCTGTTTCTGGCTTAACCTTAACAGAAATGGGGAATCTCGTGCTCTTTGACAAAGCCAATCGCATAGTTTGGCAGTCATTCGATCATCCTACAGATTCTTTGCTCCCGGGGCAGAGCTTGGTTGCTGGGAGGAAGCTCGTGGCTTGCGTTTCAGAAACCAATCTGAGTCAAGGTTTGCTTTCTCTTGCTATTCTCAATAGAAGCCTAACCACTTACATCGATTCCGATCCACCTCAGGTTTACTTTACTTCAAGAAGGCCAGCTAGTACGTATTTCAGTTTTGATGGTCAAGCACTTACTGCTCCGCCATACTCTCGGACATCACCAGCTGAATTCATGAAGTTTGGGCCTGATGGACACTTCAGGGCATACCAATGGGATGAGAACAGATATAATTGGAAAGACATATCTGATCTTTTGCTTAATGTATATGCACAGAATTGTGGTTATCCAATGGTGTGTGGAAGATATGGCATTTGTACAAGTAACGGCCAATGTAGTTGTCCGTCAGATCAAAATTTCTTTAGGTCATTAGATGAGAGGAAAAAAGATGTTGGATGTTTACAACTGACATCCATTTACTGCAACTCTTCCCAGTATCATAGTTTCGTAGAGCTAAAAAATACAACATATTTTGCATTTGAGTACAATCGTGAAACAATTCCGAGCAAATTTTGGTTTGGGGGGATAACGTTGGAAGATTGCAAAAGGGCCTGTCTAAGAAACTGTTCCTGCAAAGCTGTTGTCTTCGGATATGATGTTGATGAGACTAGAACTGGGGCTTGTTTATTACTGAATGAGGTCTTTTCCCTCGTAGACACCGATGACAGATGGCACAAGAGAGTACTTCTTAAGGTGCAGAATTCCTCAAACACACAGAATCAGTCTGGAGGAAAAAAATCAAGACGTCACACAGTGATAATCGGATCTACTCTTGCTGCTATATTTGGGATAATTTTAAGTATCACTGCTTGCTTTGTTATCTTCAAAAAGAGGACACAGGATTCCACAAAGTCTGGGGATTTTATGGATCTCGAACCAAACTTTACGGGAATGCTAACTCGGTTCTCCTACAATGAGCTAAGAATAATAACTGAAGATTTCAGCAGAAAGCTCGGGGAAGGAGGATTTGGCTCAGTATATGAAGGAACACTGAGTAATGGCACCAAAATAGCTGTAAAGCGTCTGGATGGTCTAGGTCATGTGATGGATTCATTCTTAACAGAAGTTAACATAGTCGGTGGGatttgttga
- the LOC101261634 gene encoding G-type lectin S-receptor-like serine/threonine-protein kinase SD2-5 encodes MFAEERMCFPILLFIYLLLSLSRFVISQSFLHYNISLPNSTAGHAGLSSLWINRPSLIINSTTDGFSMPILQRGNAGPRFLYGFYCRYNATECLLGIVLYHNKYNEQDGIVNEPQLVWSANRNRPVKFNATLELGQDGNLVLTDSDGTLVWSTDTIGKSVSGLNLTEMGNLVLFDKRKRIIWQSFDHPTDSLLPGQSLVSGRKIVASVSATNRSQGLFALTVLNGSWAAYMDTNPPQYYYTSYYADSSYYSFNGQTFTILHYPTNSTAQFMKIGPDGHIKVYQWSEVVSDLLPRFVDKCAYPMVCGSYSICTNNGQCTCPSQENFFRPFSERKPDLGCSQLTSVNCNSSQYHSFVELKNTTYFSFYIDQELNSSKLWLGQTKLEDCKRACLSNCSCKAAVFRYGWNGTRRGNCLLLNEVFSLRDSDEGRGNTVFLKVQNSSKAQTQSLIIPGGKKSRPFKVIIGSTLAAFFGIILSIATCFVIFRKRTHESRKAADILDLAPILPGILTRFSYNELKIITEDFSRKLGEGGFGCVYEGTLRNGTKIAVKHLDGVGQVKESFLTEVKAVGGIHHINLVKLIGFCAEKTHRLLIYEYMVNGSLDRWITHENRQNGLTWSTRQRIISDIAKGLAYLHEDCSQKIIHLDIKPQNILLDQYFNAKISDFGLSKLIEKDKSKVVTRMRGTPGYLAPEWLSSVITEKVDVYAFGIVLLEILCGRKNLDWSQPDEEDVHLLSVFRRKAEQKQLMDMVDKNNEDMQLHREAVTEMMSLAAWCLQGDFSKRPSMSLVVKALEGLVTVEPNLNYDFTHVPEVGAGNQQREVISSSKFPSILSGPR; translated from the coding sequence ATGTTTGCAGAAGAGAGAATGTGTTTTCCTATCCTTCTCTTCATTTATCTCCTCTTATCTTTGTCTCGATTTGTTATATCACAATCTTTCCTACACTACAACATCAGTCTTCCGAATTCTACTGCAGGGCATGCCGGACTTTCCTCTTTATGGATCAATAGGCCGTCTCTTATTATTAATTCCACCACCGATGGCTTCTCAATGCCCATACTTCAGCGGGGAAATGCTGGCCCACGATTCCTCTATGGCTTCTACTGCAGGTACAATGCCACAGAATGCCTTCTTGGTATCGTTTTGTATCACAACAAATACAACGAGCAGGACGGTATAGTAAATGAACCCCAGTTAGTTTGGTCTGCTAACAGGAACCGTCCAGTGAAATTCAATGCAACCTTGGAACTAGGCCAAGATGGCAACTTGGTCTTGACAGACTCTGATGGCACTCTTGTTTGGTCCACTGATACAATTGGGAAATCTGTTTCTGGCTTAAACTTAACAGAAATGGGAAATCTTGTGCTCTTTGATAAGAGAAAGCGCATAATTTGGCAGTCTTTTGATCATCCTACGGATTCTTTGCTTCCAGGGCAAAGTTTGGTTTCTGGCCGGAAGATCGTAGCAAGCGTTTCAGCAACCAATCGGAGTCAAGGTTTGTTTGCTCTTACTGTTCTCAATGGAAGCTGGGCTGCTTACATGGATACTAATCCGCCTCAATATTACTACACTTCATACTATGCTGATAGTTCTTATTACAGTTTTAATGGTCAAACCTTTACTATTTTACACTATCCTACTAACTCGACAGCTCAATTCATGAAGATTGGTCCTGATGGACATATAAAGGTATACCAATGGTCTGAAGTTGTATCTGACCTTTTGCCACGATTTGTAGATAAATGTGCATACCCAATGGTATGTGGAAGTTATAGCATTTGTACAAATAACGGGCAATGTACTTGTCCGTCACAGGAAAACTTCTTCAGGCCATTTTCTGAGAGGAAACCAGATCTTGGATGTTCACAGCTGACTTCCGTTAACTGCAACTCCTCGCAGTATCATAGTTTCGTAGAGCTCAAGAATActacatatttttcattttacattGATCAGGAACTAAATTCGAGCAAATTATGGCTTGGGCAGACAAAGTTGGAAGATTGCAAAAGGGCCTGTCTGAGTAACTGTTCTTGCAAAGCTGCTGTTTTTAGATATGGTTGGAATGGGACTCGAAGAGGAAACTGTTTGTTACTGAATGAAGTTTTCTCTCTCAGAGACAGCGATGAAGGAAGAGGCAATACAGTGTTTCTTAAGGTGCAGAATTCCTCAAAGGCGCAGACTCAGTCTCTAATCATTCCTGGAGGAAAGAAATCAAGACCTTTCAAAGTGATAATAGGATCTACTCTTGCAGCTTTCTTTGGGATAATTTTAAGCATAGCTACTTGCTTTGTTATTTTCAGAAAGAGGACACATGAGTCCAGAAAGGCTGCGGATATTTTGGATCTAGCACCAATCTTACCCGGAATCCTAACTCGATTTTCTTACAATGAgctaaaaataattacagaagATTTCAGTAGAAAGCTGGGGGAAGGAGGATTTGGCTGTGTTTATGAAGGAACACTGAGAAATGGCACTAAAATAGCTGTGAAGCATCTGGATGGTGTAGGTCAAGTAAAGGAATCATTCTTAACAGAGGTAAAGGCGGTCGGTGGCATTCACCATATCAATCTGGTAAAACTCATTGGATTTTGTGCCGAAAAAACCCACAGGCTTCTAATCTATGAGTACATGGTGAATGGATCGCTGGATAGGTGGATTACACATGAAAACCGACAAAATGGGCTTACGTGGAGCACAAGACAGAGGATAATATCAGATATCGCCAAAGGGTTAGCGTATCTACATGAGGATTGCAGCCAAAAGATAATTCATTTGGACATCAAACCACAAAACATCCTTCTAGATCAGTACTTCAATGCTAAGATATCAGATTTTGGGTTGTCGAAGCTAATTGAGAAAGACAAAAGCAAAGTTGTGACTAGAATGAGAGGCACACCGGGTTATTTAGCCCCTGAATGGTTGAGCTCAGTAATCACTGAGAAagttgatgtttatgcttttggAATTGTCCTCTTGGAAATTCTGTGTGGGCGAAAGAATTTGGATTGGTCCCAACCTGATGAAGAAGATGTCCATTTGCTAAGTGTATTTAGGAGAAAAGCGGAACAAAAGCAGCTCATGGATATGGTTGACAAAAACAACGAAGATATGCAGCTCCACAGGGAAGCAGTGACTGAAATGATGAGCCTCGCTGCATGGTGTCTGCAGGGCGATTTTTCCAAGAGGCCTTCCATGTCATTGGTGGTTAAGGCATTGGAAGGTTTGGTGACTGTTGAACCCAACTTGAATTATGATTTCACACATGTACCTGAGGTTGGGGCAGGCAACCAACAGAGGGAAGTCATTAGCAGTTCAAAATTTCCTTCAATTTTATCGGGACCAAGGTAA